Below is a window of Gossypium hirsutum isolate 1008001.06 chromosome A12, Gossypium_hirsutum_v2.1, whole genome shotgun sequence DNA.
tcaaataagtttagtagtgccttgtgctcgactccggcaacggtctcgggtaaggggcgttacatttattggtatcagagcttcggtttagccgattctcggaatatgtatgatgtgaaaagcgtctagaattacatgccatataaatctgtgatagtgtgctgtgtatgatccgatctaatccttgtttttattatagattatctTCGATTTGAAAAGATGTCAGATAGACCAGAACAAACTGAGCAAGAATAAGTTAATAGCAGAGTACAAACCTCTGAACAAGGAACAAGTAGTGAAGCTCCGATTTCATTGATGCGAGAACAAGaactcaaaaatatgatttatggattcatgaatcagtggtataatgAGAATGTGCGAGAAAGAAATCAGACTACACAACCTCCTCCCCCTATCTCAACATCTGTAGtacccccggttgctcctccacctcctccgACAACTGAATCTGGCAAACGTTCTCCATTTGAAAAgctcagaaaacatggggctgaagaattttggGGAAGAATAGATGATGACCCCGTtaaagctgaatattggttacaAAGTATAATGAGGGTTTTTAAGCAAATGGCGTGCTCACCAGATGATTACTTAATATGTGCCGTGTCAttattgaaagaagaagcttataactGGTGGGAAACAATAGAAGCTGTTGTACCGGCTGAgaagatcacttgggaattttttcaaaataaatttaagaagaaatatgtcgGTAGAAGATATCTggataagaagaaaagagaatttctcGACTTGCGACAGGGAAACAagtcagtggctgaatatgaaagagaatttgtttatctgagcaaatatgctcgagatatAGTACCCacagaagaagaaatgtgtatcagatttgaagaagggcttaATGATGAGATTAAAATGATGATAGGGGACATTGAGATACGAGAATTTGTTGTTCTATCAGATCGTGCTCAGAAGCTTGAAGaagtatataataaaaagatgCAACGAGATAGAAGAAGTAAAGAATCTTTCAAAAGAAGTGCATCTAAGTCATTTTCGGCTTTACCAGTGAAGAAATCTAAAGAGGAATTCAGTCGAGCCACTTCAGTACCGGAAAGATCAGGAAAAAGTAGGCCAAGACAATCTGATTACAAAGCATCTGACAGACCTGCTGTTAGTGTGGGTAGTGTACAAAATACCTAAAGGCCTAAGTGTCAACATTGTGGAAGAAGTCACCCCAGTGAATGTAGAAGTAAGTtaggggcttgttataaatgtggggccaCTGATCACTTTATTCGTGATTGTCCCCAATTATAAGTAGAAGAAGTGGAACAGAGGGAGAAACAGAAAATTCTTCCTCAAAAAGGAAGACGCTCTGGTCAGAGTAGTGCTACAGGGGCTACTCGTTCGGGTATGAAAGATACTGCTAGCCGATCAGAAGTTAGGGCTCCTGCTCGTACTTATGCCATTCGAGCGAGAGAAGAAGCAACAGCTCCAgatgtaattgctggtactttctatctttatgatgttcctgtgtatgctttaatagaccctgggtctactcattcatatatttgcactatgttagcatctgaaaagaacTTATTTGTTGAGCCTACtgattatgatgtacaagttacaaatccGTTAGGTCAAAGTGTggtagttaatttaatatgtcataACTGTCCACTGAAAGTTAAGGGCTGTGATTTCCCTGCTGATTTGATGCTGCTACCCTTTCgtgaatttgatattatcttgggcatggactggttaaTGAAACATGACGCGGTAGTGAATTGTCGAGAAAAACGAATTAGCTTGAAATGTCAAACAGGAGATATTGTTTTGGTTGAGTCTGGGAATTTGGATGACATGGTTAGAATGATTTCctttatgtctgctcagaaattgttgcgtaaaggaaatgaggcttatttagcctatattcttgaTACTCGAAGTTCTAAATCAAAGTTAGAGCAACTATCTGTTGTAAATGAATTCatggatgtatttcctgaagaattaccaggtttaccatcCGATAGAGAAGTTGAGCTCGTGATAGATGTGCTTCCAGGAACAGCTCCCATATCAGtgacaccgtatagaatggctccagcagaattaagagagttaaaagcgcagttgcaagaactgttagacaaagggtttatcagaccgagtatgtcaccatggggtgcacctgtcttatttgtgaaaaagaaggatggttcattGAGGCTGTGCATAGATTACAGGCAGCTGAATaaggtaacaattaaaaataaatatcctttgcctcgtattgatgatttatttgatcagcttaaggatgctacagtgttttcaaaaatagatctcagatttgggtattatcagttaaagGTAAATGAATGTGATGTACCGAAAACAGCTtttagaactcggtatggtcattatgagttcttagttatgccattcggtttgacaaatgctcctgctgcttttatagatttaatgaatcgaattttccagTCT
It encodes the following:
- the LOC107934504 gene encoding uncharacterized protein; protein product: MNQWYNENVRERNQTTQPPPPISTSVVPPVAPPPPPTTESGKRSPFEKLRKHGAEEFWGRIDDDPVKAEYWLQSIMRVFKQMACSPDDYLICAVSLLKEEAYNWWETIEAVVPAEKITWEFFQNKFKKKYVGRRYLDKKKREFLDLRQGNKFEEGLNDEIKMMIGDIEIREFVVLSDRAQKLEEVYNKKMQRDRRSKESFKRSASKSFSALPVKKSKEEFSRATSVPERSGKSRPRQSDYKASDRPAVSVEEVEQREKQKILPQKGRRSGQSSATGATRSGMKDTASRSEVRAPARTYAIRAREEATAPDVIAASEKNLFVEPTDYDVQVTNPLGQSVVVNLICHNCPLKVKGCDFPADLMLLPFREFDIILGMDWLMKHDAVVNCREKRISLKCQTGDIVLVESGNLDDMLEQLSVVNEFMDVFPEELPGLPSDREVELVIDVLPGTAPISVTPVKKKDGSLRLCIDYRQLNKVTIKNKYPLPRIDDLFDQLKDATVFSKIDLRFGYYQLKVNECDVPKTAFRTRYGHYEFLVMPFGLTNAPAAFIDLMNRIFQSYLDRFVVVFIDDILIYSKTESEHAQHLRIVLQILREKQLYAKFSKCEFWLHEVGFLGHIVSVDGIRVDPSKVSTVINWKTPKNVTEVRSFLGLAGYYRRFVKDFSLIASPITKLLQKNVEFVWSDECQQSFDQLKKMLTEAPVLTQPESGVPYVVYSDASLNGLGCVLMQSGKVVAYASRQLKPH